Proteins from a genomic interval of Rosa chinensis cultivar Old Blush chromosome 2, RchiOBHm-V2, whole genome shotgun sequence:
- the LOC112184395 gene encoding uncharacterized protein LOC112184395: protein MSRNIEALFSVLLVALCTTVLLTNAQFLPPNAPSIPGLFPPGMPPDALKCWSSLTNISGCALEVFRSIFSLQFGNIGPNCCKAFLGLEESCWPGMFPSNPSFPPLLNNSCSHRGGFVPPA, encoded by the coding sequence ATGTCAAGGAACATTGAAGCATTGTTTTCAGTGCTACTAGTGGCACTATGCACTACTGTCTTGCTGACCAATGCGCAGTTTCTACCACCCAATGCTCCTTCGATTCCAGGCCTGTTTCCACCAGGAATGCCGCCGGATGCACTAAAGTGTTGGTCATCCCTAACCAACATTAGTGGATGTGCTTTGGAAGTCTTTCGCTCTATTTTCAGCTTGCAATTTGGAAACATTGGTCCCAACTGTTGCAAGGCCTTTCTTGGTTTGGAGGAAAGCTGTTGGCCTGGAATGTTTCCTTCGAATCCTTCCTTTCCTCCCTTGCTCAACAACAGCTGTTCTCACAGAGGAGGTTTTGTGCCACCGGCATGA